Proteins from one Streptosporangium becharense genomic window:
- a CDS encoding class I SAM-dependent methyltransferase, whose product MSWREAGEDILDLRRRVFTDELGWPEEWIRHGRDAEGLHLCAFADGRMVAAISAYVYEPEAPELASVKLPEIDGPTVEIGKRVELPSHRGHLISAQIGTSMLRQICESLRPSRFFLIVRVKRFRHLIDRYARRRFVYHTEIGSGDDAIAVMKVDGEDALDEFYLKHRELTRDASAGEGAIPVPSLVRFLADNDRSDLLAAERLGAENNYLQPLSLDTEASRLTAQGRMILAEQLPRLASAPFPTAPASLLDIGTGTGEYLAAVTRENRFAGYRVHGIEPVPHLLARARSNFPQFEFRQGSAYLTGEPDSSHDVITANFLFVHLRSPDLALLEMRRVLKPGGLLYVVDVDDSSFSGPEVAQRMIESYDRDYIGDRVVMKDLPGRAGEFGFRLLDRFRTRLRNTGDREPLPGRDEIRLGVAEAWSLLSFVRSQPGIEPLFQEAREHCFGSGCEISMNLETQVYRLAP is encoded by the coding sequence TTGAGCTGGCGTGAGGCCGGCGAAGACATCCTCGATCTCCGCAGGCGCGTCTTCACGGACGAGCTCGGCTGGCCGGAGGAATGGATCCGTCACGGCAGGGACGCGGAGGGGCTTCACCTGTGCGCGTTCGCCGACGGGAGGATGGTGGCCGCGATCTCGGCTTACGTCTACGAGCCGGAGGCACCCGAACTCGCCTCCGTGAAGCTGCCGGAGATCGACGGACCGACGGTCGAGATCGGCAAGCGCGTCGAACTCCCCTCACACCGCGGCCACCTCATCAGCGCGCAGATCGGGACCTCGATGCTGCGGCAGATCTGCGAGTCGTTGCGGCCCTCCCGGTTCTTCCTCATCGTCCGGGTGAAGCGTTTCCGGCACCTCATCGACCGGTACGCGAGAAGACGGTTCGTCTATCACACGGAGATCGGATCGGGCGACGACGCCATCGCCGTGATGAAGGTGGACGGTGAGGACGCCCTGGATGAGTTCTACCTCAAGCATCGGGAACTGACCAGGGACGCCTCCGCCGGGGAAGGGGCGATACCGGTCCCCTCCCTCGTCCGTTTCCTGGCGGACAACGATCGCAGTGATCTTCTGGCGGCGGAGCGTCTCGGCGCGGAGAACAACTACCTCCAGCCGCTGTCCCTCGACACGGAGGCGTCCCGTCTGACGGCCCAGGGGCGGATGATCCTCGCGGAGCAGCTGCCGCGCCTGGCTTCGGCACCGTTCCCGACGGCACCCGCGTCGCTCCTCGACATCGGGACCGGGACGGGCGAATACCTGGCGGCGGTGACACGGGAGAACCGGTTCGCCGGATACCGGGTTCACGGCATCGAACCCGTCCCCCACCTGCTCGCGCGCGCCCGTTCGAACTTCCCGCAGTTCGAATTCCGCCAGGGCAGCGCGTACCTGACGGGTGAGCCGGACTCCTCGCACGACGTCATCACGGCGAACTTCCTGTTCGTCCATCTTCGGAGCCCGGACCTGGCCCTGCTCGAAATGCGTCGCGTCCTCAAACCGGGCGGGCTCCTGTACGTCGTGGACGTGGACGACTCGAGCTTCTCCGGCCCGGAAGTCGCCCAGCGGATGATCGAGAGTTACGACCGCGACTACATCGGCGACCGCGTCGTCATGAAGGACCTTCCCGGACGCGCCGGGGAGTTCGGTTTCCGGCTCCTCGACCGCTTCCGCACGAGGCTTCGCAACACCGGGGACCGCGAACCGCTTCCCGGCCGGGACGAGATCCGCCTCGGGGTGGCGGAGGCGTGGAGTCTGCTGTCCTTCGTACGCTCCCAGCCCGGCATCGAGCCGCTCTTCCAGGAGGCCCGGGAGCACTGTTTCGGCAGCGGCTGCGAGATCAGCATGAATCTCGAAACCCAGGTCTACCGGTTGGCCCCCTGA